From the Malus domestica chromosome 17, GDT2T_hap1 genome, one window contains:
- the LOC103425982 gene encoding vacuolar protein-sorting-associated protein 11 homolog, translating into MYQWRKFEFFEEKLAGKCAIPEEVEGKIECCSSGRGKVVIGCDDGTVSFLDRGLNYSYGFQAHSSSALFLQQLKQRNYLVTIGEDEQITPQQSAICLKVFDLDRMQSEGSSSSTTSPDCIGILRIFTNQFPEAKITSFLVLEEAPPILLIAIGLDNGSIYCIKGDIARERITRFKLQVENLSDKSQSSVTGLGFRVDGQALQLFAVTPSSVSLFILQNQPSNTRRQTLDQIGSNVNSVAMSDRLELIIGRPEAVYFYEVDGRGPCWAFEGEKKFLGWFRGYLLCVIADQRNSSNTFNIYDLKNRLIAHSLVVKEVSHMLCEWGNIILIMADKSALCIGEKDMESKLDMLFKKNLYTVAINLVQSQQADAAATAEVLRKYGDHLYSKQDYDEAMAQYIHTIGHLEPSYVIQKFLDAQRIYNLTNYLEKLHEKGLASKDHTTLLLNCYTKLKDVDKLNVFIKSEDGIGEHKFDVETAIRVCRATNYHEHAMYVAKKAGKHEWYLKILLEDLGRYEEALQYISSLEPSQAGATVEEYGKILIEHKPVETIEILMRLCTEDGESSKRGAANGAYLTMLPSPVDFLNIFIHHLPWLMDFLEKYTNKVKDSPAQVEIHNTLLELYLSNDLSFTSLSQASNGEDLNLRARSGAAATSRSQSNGKLFADTKDSNKDKDRLEKQEKGVQLLKSAWPSDQEHPLYDVDLAIILCEMNAFKEGLLYLYEKLKLYKEVIACYMQAHDHEGLIACCKRLGDSGKGGDPTLWADLLKYFGELGEDCSKEVKEVLTYIERDDILPPIIVLQTLSRNPCLTLSVIKDYIARKLEQESKLIEEDRRAIEKYQETTSAMRNEIQDLRTNARIFQLSKCTACTFTLDLPAVHFMCIHSFHQRCLGDNEKECPVCAPEYKSVLETKRSLEQNSKDQDRFFQQVKSSKDGFSVIAEYFGKGVISKTTNGTTGAP; encoded by the exons ATGTACCAGTGGAGGAAATTCGAGTTCTTCGAGGAGAAATTGGCGGGAAAGTGCGCGATTCCCGAGGAAGTGGAAGGGAAGATCGAGTGTTGCTCGAGCGGCAGAGGGAAGGTGGTGATCGGCTGCGATGACGGCACAGTCAGCTTCCTCGACCGCGGCCTCAACTACAGCTACGGATTCCAAGCTCACTCCTCCTCCGCGCTGTTCCTTCAGCAGCTCAAG CAACGCAACTATTTGGTGACAATTGGAGAAGATGAACAAATTACTCCGCAGCAATCGGCAATATGCCTCAAGGTTTTCGACCTGGATAGGATGCAGTCCGAGGGCTCGAGCTCAAGCACAACGAGCCCTGATTGCATTGGAATCTTGAGGATATTCACTAACCAATTTCCTGAAGCAAAG ATTACATCGTTTTTAGTACTAGAGGAAGCACCTCCGATATTGCTTATAGCTATTGGATTAGATAATGGCTCAATTTACTGCATTAAAGGGGATATTGCACGAGAGCGAATCACCCGGTTCAAGCTTCAGGTGGAAAACCTTTCTGACAAGAGCCAGTCCTCAGTTACAGGACTGGGGTTCAGAGTGGACGGTCAAGCGCTTCAGTTGTTTGCTGTGACTCCGTCTTCTGTGAGCTTGTTCATCTTGCAGAATCAACCCTCAAACACAAGGAGGCAGACCCTAGATCAGATTGGAAGTAATGTGAACAGTGTTGCGATGAGTGATCGCTTG GAGTTGATAATTGGTCGACCTGAGGCGGTTTACTTTTATGAAGTTGATGGGCGTGGACCATGTTGGGCTTTTGAAGGAGAAAAGAAATTTTTAGGGTGGTTTCGTGGATACCTTCTTTGTGTTATTGCAGATCAAAGAAATAGCAGCAACACTTTCAACATTTATGACCTGAAGAACCGTTTAATTGCTCACAGCCTAGTGGTTAAAGAGGTTTCTCACATGCTTTGTGAATGGGGTAACATAATACTTATCATGGCTGACAAGTCAGCTTTGTGCATTGGGGAGAAGGATATGGAGAGCAAGTTAGATATGCTTTTTAAGAAGAATCTTTACACTGTTGCCATCAACCTTGTTCAAAGTCAGCAAGCAGATGCTGCCGCAACTGCAGAAGTGCTGAGGAAGTATGGGGATCATCTATATAGCAAGCAAGATTATGATGAGGCAATGGCCCAGTATATCCATACCATTGGTCACCTTGAGCCTTCTTATGTGATACAGAAGTTTCTAGATGCACAACGAATCTACAACCTGACAAATTACTTGGAAAAATTGCATGAGAAGGGGCTTGCTTCCAAAGATCATACCACTCTTCTACTGAATTGCTACACCAAATTGAAAGATGTTGACAAGCTAAATGTGTTCATTAAAAGTGAGGATGGTATTGGGGAACACAAATTTGATGTGGAGACTGCAATAAGAGTCTGCCGTGCTACCAATTACCATGAACATGCAATGTATGTTGCTAAAAAGGCTGGGAAGCACGAATGGTATTTAAAGATCTTACTTGAAGATCTTGGCCGATATGAGGAAGCCTTGCAATATATTTCAAGCCTTGAACCAAGCCAAGCTGGAGCGACAGTGGAAGAGTATGGTAAGATTCTTATAGAGCACAAGCCTGTGGAAACAATTGAGATACTCATGAGGCTGTGCACTGAGGATGGCGAATCATCCAAGAGAGGAGCTGCTAATGGTGCGTACTTGACAATGCTGCCATCTCCAGTTGATTTTCTCAACATCTTCATCCATCATCTTCCCTGGCTTATGGATTTTCTTGAAAAATATACCAACAAGGTCAAGGACTCTCCTGCTCAAGTAGAAATCCATAACACACTCTTGGAGTTGTACTTGTCCAATGACTTGAGCTTCACATCATTATCACAAGCTAGCAATGGCGAAGATCTGAATCTCAGGGCTAGATCAGGTGCAGCTGCAACATCAAGAAGCCAGTCCAATGGGAAATTGTTTGCTGATACCAAAGATTCAAACAAGGATAAGGACcgtttggaaaagcaagagAAAGGGGTACAACTTCTTAAGAGCGCATGGCCATCTGACCAGGAACATCCGCTTTATGATGTTGACCTTGCCATAATTCTTTGTGAAATGAATGCATTTAAGGAAGGTCTTCTATATCTctatgaaaaattgaaactcTATAAAGAGGTGATTGCTTGCTACATGCAAGCTCATGACCATGAGGGTTTGATTGCATGCTGCAAACGACTAGGGGATTCAGGTAAGGGCGGGGACCCAACTCTTTGGGCAGATCTGCTAAAATATTTTGGTGAACTTGGAGAAGATTGCTCCAAAGAAGTGAAGGAAGTTTTGACATATATAGAAAGGGATGACATATTGCCTCCTATCATTGTTCTTCAAACACTATCCAGAAATCCATGTCTCACACTCTCTGTCATTAAGGATTACATTGCTAGAAAGCTTGAACAAGAATCAAAATTGATAGAAGAGGACCGTCGAGCAATTGAGAAGTATCAG GAAACCACATCGGCAATGAGAAACGAAATTCAGGATCTTAGGACAAATGCCAGAATCTTTCAGCTCAGCAAGTGCACTGCATGCACTTTCACCCTCGATCTCCCAGCTGTACATTTTATGTGTATCCACTCGTTCCATCAGCGTTGCCTCGGCGATAATGAGAAGGAATGTCCTGTGTGTGCTCCTGAATACAAATCTGTTCTCGAAACAAAAAGAAGTCTAGAGCAGAACTCAAAAGATCAGGATCGGTTCTTCCAGCAAGTTAAAAGTTCAAAGGACGGTTTTTCTGTGATCGCCGAGTATTTTGGGAAGGGGGTGATCAGCAAAACCACTAATGGAACCACAGGTGCTCCTTGA